A window of Cryptomeria japonica chromosome 3, Sugi_1.0, whole genome shotgun sequence contains these coding sequences:
- the LOC131075794 gene encoding uncharacterized protein LOC131075794 — MGKMHLNLYHTVWPSWVSSKRYKLKNNEESSSWMLARSLSLKRANERAKSYQRSGGDDEHGSQHRLSESIDALFVLSQLKEYGPDWFRYDDSCKGEKELWRDDDRKDSNGSITSVSSDNTSGLEMKGNYLVDNKDLKSDSEEKREHCRENDKKDFNGPWTEEPASMKSEGNNTNRGPEMDGHTHDLENEGVKFEDKKIVSAVEEETKISSMNDRKTRRVADSLSAFLPSEIFSRSVKESVALVKHSFNPYKDFRDSMMEMILASNIDISNSDLEEMLYCYFSLNPPEHHDLIKRAFMDIWLELQAV, encoded by the coding sequence ATGGGTAAGATGCACTTAAACCTGTATCATACTGTGTGGCCTTCATGGGTTTCCAGCAAAAGGTATAAATTGAAAAACAATGAGGAATCATCCTCATGGATGTTGGCTAGATCACTTAGCTTGAAACGTGCAAATGAAAGAGCCAAATCCTATCAGAGAAGTGGAGGGGATGATGAACATGGAAGCCAGCATAGATTGTCAGAGAGCATAGATGCATTGTTTGTTCTATCACAACTCAAGGAATATGGTCCAGATTGGTTTAGGTATGATGATTCTTGCAAAGGGGAAAAGGAACTCTGGAGAGATGATGATAGAAAGGATTCTAATGGATCCATTACAAGTGTAAGTAGTGACAACACATCTGGGCTTGAAATGAAGGGTAATTACCTTGttgataataaggatctcaagtcTGATAGTGAGGAAAAGAGAGAGCATTGCAGAGAGAATGATAAAAAGGATTTTAATGGACCATGGACAGAGGAACCTGCATCCATGAAAAGTGAGGGTAATAACACCAACCGTGGGCCTGAAATGGATGGTCATACTCATGACCTTGAAAATGAGGGTGTCAAATTTGAGGACAAGAAAATTGTATCTGCTGTTGAAGAGGAAACCAAGATCTCCTCAATGAATGACAGGAAAACCAGGAGAGTTGCTGACAGCCTTTCTGCATTCTTGCCCTCTGAGATTTTCAGTAGATCTGTGAAAGAAAGTGTAGCCTTAGTTAAGCATTCATTCAATCCTTACAAGGACTTTAGGGACTCTATGATGGAGATGATTTTGGCTAGCAATATAGACATCAGCAATTCTGATCTAGAGGAGATGTTATATTGCTACTTCAGCTTGAATCCTCCCGAGCACCATGATTTGATCAAAAGGGCATTTATGGACATATGGCTTGAATTGCAGGCAGTTTAG